One Natrinema halophilum genomic window carries:
- a CDS encoding ketopantoate reductase family protein, which yields MDIVVFGAGSLGSLVGGVLARDHDVTLVARKPHARAVRESGLRLEGVDEDGPTRVFPTATTDGTELEADLAVVTVKSFDTASAATALATGSVDAVLSLQNGMGNEATLASRLDVPILAGTATYGAILREPGVVECTGHGDIVLGDRAGGQSALAARVGDAFAVSGLETTVADDMPRRLWAKLAVNAGINPVTALTATENGAILAEPANDLARAATRETARIARACDVSLSNREALAEMEAVAEATAANTSSMSQDVLAGRRTEIDAINGYVVDRAADHSLEVPTNRTLATLVETWERGRDLR from the coding sequence ATGGACATCGTCGTCTTCGGGGCCGGAAGCCTCGGCAGTCTCGTCGGCGGGGTGCTCGCCCGCGACCACGACGTTACCCTTGTAGCGCGCAAACCCCACGCTCGCGCCGTCCGCGAGTCGGGCCTCCGTCTCGAGGGCGTAGACGAGGACGGCCCGACACGCGTCTTCCCGACCGCGACGACGGACGGAACGGAACTCGAGGCGGACCTCGCCGTCGTGACGGTCAAATCGTTCGATACCGCCTCGGCTGCCACCGCACTTGCGACGGGTTCGGTCGACGCCGTCCTTTCCCTGCAAAACGGGATGGGCAACGAAGCGACGCTCGCGTCGCGACTCGACGTCCCGATACTCGCGGGGACGGCGACTTACGGTGCGATCCTCCGCGAGCCGGGCGTGGTCGAATGCACGGGTCACGGCGATATCGTTCTGGGCGACCGAGCGGGCGGACAGTCGGCGCTCGCGGCGCGGGTGGGCGACGCGTTCGCGGTCTCGGGCCTCGAAACGACTGTCGCGGACGACATGCCCCGACGTCTGTGGGCGAAACTCGCGGTCAACGCGGGGATCAATCCTGTGACAGCGCTGACCGCGACCGAAAACGGAGCAATCCTCGCGGAACCGGCGAACGACCTCGCACGCGCCGCGACCCGGGAAACCGCCCGCATCGCTCGCGCCTGCGACGTTTCCCTCTCGAATCGAGAGGCGCTGGCCGAAATGGAGGCCGTCGCCGAAGCGACGGCGGCGAATACGTCATCGATGTCCCAGGACGTTCTGGCCGGCCGACGTACCGAAATCGATGCCATCAACGGCTACGTCGTCGACCGTGCGGCCGATCATTCCCTCGAGGTGCCGACGAACCGCACGCTCGCGACGCTGGTCGAGACGTGGGAACGCGGCCGCGACCTGCGCTGA
- a CDS encoding DUF7130 family rubredoxin-like protein encodes MAEEQQRLGFGTTVYTEDGTEIGRVRGVDEDGLYVTLREGIEGLSIEHVRSGHEFGEAELMWRCWECGEMGRLDSDIPDECPACGAGREDLYYWTED; translated from the coding sequence ATGGCCGAGGAACAGCAACGACTGGGGTTCGGAACGACGGTTTACACCGAAGATGGCACGGAAATCGGTCGCGTCCGCGGCGTCGACGAAGACGGACTCTACGTCACGCTTCGAGAAGGAATCGAGGGACTGAGCATCGAGCACGTCCGTTCCGGGCACGAGTTCGGGGAAGCGGAGTTGATGTGGCGTTGCTGGGAGTGTGGCGAGATGGGGCGCCTCGATAGCGATATTCCCGACGAATGCCCCGCCTGCGGTGCCGGCCGGGAGGACCTGTACTACTGGACGGAGGACTGA
- a CDS encoding molybdenum cofactor guanylyltransferase, whose protein sequence is MRSAVVLAGGYSTRFRDSDKATAELDGAPLVHRIAECVAPAVDEILVNCREEQCEDIAAALAAVRHRLAVDPVPDGGPVAGIRTGCRIARGRWTFVVACDMPFVRAGLANRLFDAADGDGAVPRIDGRSRPLAAVYHTHAVVAAADRALHAGSGAVFDLLDTCRS, encoded by the coding sequence ATGCGCTCCGCGGTCGTGCTCGCGGGCGGATACTCGACTCGCTTTCGCGACTCCGACAAGGCGACCGCGGAACTCGACGGCGCCCCTCTCGTGCATCGGATTGCCGAATGCGTCGCACCTGCAGTCGACGAGATACTCGTCAATTGCCGCGAGGAGCAATGTGAGGACATCGCAGCGGCGCTCGCGGCTGTTCGGCATCGGTTGGCGGTCGACCCGGTTCCCGACGGCGGCCCGGTCGCGGGAATCCGGACCGGGTGTCGCATCGCCCGGGGCCGCTGGACGTTCGTCGTGGCGTGTGATATGCCGTTCGTCCGTGCCGGTCTCGCGAACCGGCTGTTCGACGCGGCTGACGGTGACGGCGCAGTCCCGCGTATCGACGGACGATCGCGCCCGCTGGCTGCAGTTTATCACACGCACGCGGTCGTTGCCGCGGCCGACAGGGCCCTCCACGCCGGGTCCGGAGCGGTATTTGACCTGCTCGATACCTGTCGGTCGTGA
- a CDS encoding MFS transporter, translating to MTLVRMTKYRTLALATVGFNFSFLIWFSFAPFTGQMADEFGLSLADIGILASAAIWLAPFGRIVTGWLSDRYGAPAVFGIVLTYVGVFSIASAFARSYTVFFVERLVVATAGITFVIGIQHVSEWFPREQLGTAEGIYAGIGNAGAAAGALVLPRVFAEGWNGPLFETNWRAAFFYTGIVSILLAFAYYLLGDAARSDEKRQATAENTSFDGWIYTATRYGTVVLALAYVMTFGLELSMNGWLATYYREGFDTNDLVLASTFAATFSVASGLLRPLGGYVSDRVARNERDLLPFFTGHYREQWTFLTLCFVVVTMFGMTLAGLSGEVLLAVGAGFLVGTACALAEGSIFAQVPAMFPNSSGAVAGVVGGVGTLGGIVYPLIYAAPYLPSLHVGYAVVAVSMTPIVALSAWVFQPKIARVATEAGLTGRRGEAPAEGGD from the coding sequence ATGACCCTGGTCAGAATGACGAAGTACCGCACGCTCGCGCTCGCCACCGTCGGGTTCAACTTCTCGTTTCTGATCTGGTTCTCGTTCGCGCCGTTTACGGGCCAGATGGCGGACGAGTTCGGCCTCTCGCTTGCGGACATCGGCATTCTCGCGAGTGCGGCCATCTGGCTCGCCCCGTTCGGCCGGATCGTGACCGGATGGCTCTCGGACCGGTACGGTGCACCTGCCGTCTTCGGGATCGTATTGACCTACGTGGGCGTGTTCTCGATAGCGAGTGCGTTCGCGCGATCGTATACGGTCTTTTTCGTCGAGCGGCTCGTGGTCGCGACCGCCGGCATTACGTTCGTCATCGGCATCCAGCACGTCTCGGAGTGGTTCCCCCGGGAGCAACTCGGGACGGCCGAAGGGATCTACGCTGGAATCGGAAACGCCGGCGCGGCCGCCGGTGCGCTCGTCCTCCCCCGCGTGTTCGCGGAGGGGTGGAACGGCCCACTGTTCGAGACGAACTGGCGCGCGGCGTTTTTTTACACCGGCATCGTCTCGATACTGCTCGCGTTCGCGTACTACCTCCTCGGTGACGCGGCCAGATCGGATGAGAAGCGACAGGCGACCGCCGAAAACACGAGCTTCGACGGCTGGATCTACACCGCGACGCGGTACGGCACGGTCGTGCTCGCACTCGCGTACGTAATGACGTTCGGGCTCGAGCTTTCGATGAACGGGTGGCTCGCGACCTACTACCGCGAGGGGTTCGACACGAACGACCTCGTGCTCGCGAGCACGTTCGCGGCGACGTTCTCGGTCGCATCGGGGTTGCTTCGGCCCCTCGGAGGCTACGTCAGTGACCGGGTGGCGCGGAACGAACGAGACCTCCTGCCGTTTTTCACCGGCCACTACCGCGAGCAGTGGACGTTTCTCACGTTGTGTTTCGTGGTCGTGACGATGTTCGGGATGACCCTTGCGGGGCTCTCCGGCGAAGTGCTGCTCGCAGTCGGCGCTGGATTCCTCGTCGGTACTGCGTGTGCGCTCGCCGAGGGGTCGATCTTCGCCCAGGTGCCTGCGATGTTCCCCAATAGCTCCGGCGCGGTTGCGGGTGTGGTCGGCGGCGTCGGCACCCTCGGCGGTATCGTCTATCCGTTGATCTATGCCGCACCGTATCTGCCCTCTCTCCACGTCGGTTACGCCGTCGTGGCCGTCTCGATGACCCCGATCGTGGCGCTTTCGGCGTGGGTGTTCCAGCCGAAGATCGCACGCGTCGCCACCGAGGCTGGCCTCACCGGCAGGCGGGGCGAGGCTCCTGCCGAAGGAGGGGACTGA
- the nasA gene encoding assimilatory nitrate reductase NasA, with protein MSNWVPTTCMRCAVGCGHIHRGADIGVGVDTVRGDPAHPVTEGLACARGLRETKDPGGEWLTRPLVRDGGELVRTTWDVALARATQGLCIAHDRTPDAVAILGSGQQTNEAAYALGKLARGGFGTRHYDANTSLCMASAVTAYYQAFGSDAPPCTYADIPDADRHVIWGANPAVAHPVLFRWIQQAADENGVEIVVVDPVRSETASNATHHVAPDPGKDLALARAVLAHLVATNRVDHSFVDRATDGFETLYPSLPSPAAAATAAGVGMESIELLAAALDLDALIYWGMGVNQHVQGTETARALIDLCLASGNLRPGTGPFSLTGQANSMGTRICSSKGTWPGQRPFADPDHRRVVADHWGVPVDRLPDDPGPGPVGLLESDPVEAIWTVATNPAAGMPDADRARETLADAFLVAQDAFRTETTALADVVLPAATWGESAGTTTNMERMISRIRPATEPPSGVRSDLEIIQTIGSRLFPSLFPDASPDPAAVFAEFTALTAGTVADCSGITYERLAESHAVRWPAPDTETAGGYRYYDDESWSFPTASGRAQFSTGRQDPLPEPTDDDYPLTLTTARAGDEYNTGVRSRVGTRAPVVRLHPDTVCDHRDHVVDDRIAIETRRGSVTARIDPDDGVPAGLVWLPIHHPAINRLTLSDRDPQSKEPHFKQCAVRLTAPADQPQSKHENSSSEL; from the coding sequence GTGAGTAACTGGGTGCCGACGACGTGCATGCGGTGTGCCGTCGGGTGCGGTCACATCCATCGAGGCGCAGACATCGGCGTTGGCGTCGACACGGTGCGTGGCGATCCGGCTCACCCCGTCACCGAGGGACTGGCGTGTGCACGCGGCCTCCGCGAGACGAAAGATCCCGGCGGTGAATGGCTCACGCGCCCGCTGGTCCGCGACGGCGGCGAACTGGTCCGGACCACGTGGGATGTCGCGCTCGCACGCGCCACGCAAGGGCTGTGCATCGCCCACGACCGGACCCCCGACGCCGTGGCGATACTCGGGAGCGGCCAGCAGACCAACGAGGCCGCGTACGCGCTCGGGAAACTCGCCCGCGGCGGGTTCGGTACCCGCCACTACGACGCCAACACGTCCCTCTGTATGGCGAGTGCGGTCACGGCGTACTATCAGGCGTTCGGGAGCGACGCGCCGCCGTGTACGTACGCGGATATTCCCGACGCAGACCGCCACGTGATCTGGGGAGCGAATCCGGCTGTTGCACACCCGGTGTTGTTCCGGTGGATACAGCAGGCGGCCGACGAGAACGGGGTCGAGATCGTCGTCGTCGACCCCGTTCGCTCCGAAACGGCCTCGAACGCTACCCACCACGTCGCCCCCGACCCAGGGAAGGACCTCGCGCTCGCTCGAGCAGTCCTCGCACATCTAGTGGCGACCAATCGCGTCGACCACTCGTTCGTCGATCGGGCCACGGACGGCTTCGAGACGCTGTATCCGTCCCTCCCATCGCCCGCGGCCGCCGCGACGGCGGCTGGCGTCGGGATGGAGTCGATCGAACTGCTCGCCGCCGCGCTCGACCTCGACGCACTGATCTACTGGGGAATGGGAGTCAACCAGCACGTCCAGGGGACGGAAACCGCTCGCGCGCTCATCGATCTGTGTCTGGCGAGCGGCAACCTGCGACCCGGTACCGGTCCGTTCTCGTTGACCGGGCAGGCCAACTCGATGGGAACCCGGATCTGTTCCTCGAAGGGTACGTGGCCTGGCCAGCGCCCCTTCGCGGACCCCGACCATCGGCGGGTCGTCGCGGACCACTGGGGGGTTCCGGTCGATCGGCTCCCTGACGATCCCGGACCGGGGCCAGTCGGATTGCTCGAGTCGGACCCGGTCGAGGCAATCTGGACCGTCGCGACCAACCCCGCCGCGGGGATGCCCGACGCTGACCGAGCGCGTGAAACGCTCGCAGATGCATTCCTGGTCGCTCAAGACGCCTTCCGAACCGAAACCACGGCGCTCGCCGACGTCGTGTTGCCCGCGGCCACCTGGGGTGAGTCCGCGGGGACGACCACGAACATGGAACGGATGATATCCCGGATTCGGCCGGCAACCGAACCGCCGAGTGGTGTGCGCTCCGACCTCGAAATCATTCAGACGATCGGCTCGCGGCTGTTTCCATCCCTCTTCCCGGACGCATCACCCGACCCGGCCGCCGTGTTCGCGGAGTTTACGGCGCTCACTGCGGGGACCGTCGCGGACTGCTCGGGCATTACCTACGAGCGCCTCGCTGAGAGCCACGCCGTCCGGTGGCCCGCCCCCGACACCGAGACCGCGGGCGGGTACCGGTACTACGACGACGAGTCGTGGTCGTTCCCGACTGCGTCCGGCCGCGCGCAGTTTTCGACGGGTCGCCAGGACCCGTTGCCGGAACCGACCGACGACGATTACCCGCTGACGCTTACCACGGCCCGTGCTGGCGACGAGTACAACACCGGTGTCCGCTCGCGCGTCGGGACTCGAGCCCCCGTCGTCCGCCTCCATCCCGACACCGTGTGCGATCACCGCGACCACGTCGTGGACGACCGAATCGCGATCGAGACGCGTCGCGGTTCGGTCACCGCCCGTATCGACCCTGACGACGGCGTCCCCGCGGGGCTGGTCTGGCTGCCGATTCACCATCCGGCCATCAACCGACTGACGCTGTCGGATCGGGACCCGCAGTCGAAGGAACCGCACTTCAAGCAGTGTGCGGTCCGGTTGACCGCACCCGCCGATCAGCCGCAATCGAAGCACGAGAACTCATCATCCGAACTATGA
- a CDS encoding DUF6360 family protein, with protein sequence MQGRHLDVTACTTFDHLVARSEGDSWAEDAIAVLDVTSPADETTVSLGLELDPGGLEHLPHHVDYVPLSPEQARTLAAELREVARAAERGDAASNGRG encoded by the coding sequence GTGCAGGGTCGCCACCTCGACGTGACGGCTTGCACCACGTTCGACCATCTCGTCGCCCGGTCCGAGGGGGACAGCTGGGCGGAGGACGCGATCGCCGTGCTCGACGTGACCTCCCCCGCGGACGAGACAACGGTCTCGCTCGGTCTGGAATTAGATCCCGGCGGTCTCGAGCACCTCCCACACCACGTGGACTACGTTCCACTGTCGCCCGAGCAGGCGCGGACGCTCGCAGCCGAGTTACGAGAGGTCGCGCGGGCGGCCGAGCGAGGTGACGCCGCATCGAACGGGAGGGGATGA
- a CDS encoding nitrite/sulfite reductase: MSSEKEEWKAKLYGNEVREKVLEFARRGWDSIPEDEREKWFSRFKFWGLFHHRDGQESYFMLRLANCGGVLEPGQLRAIGEIARDYATGPVENPEFGDAWLDLTTRQSVQLHWLKLEDVPEIWERLEAVGVSSRSAGGDTMRNISACPVAGKADEYVETRTILDDIQADIRGDDDLANMPRKFNISVSGCRQGCAQDAINDIGLEPARKFIDGTEVRGFNVRVGGGLGSREPRRARPLDLFVRPEHAAETVRAFVTYYLEEGPRENRSKSRSRFFVDELGTDGIRDALDDRLAFELERAGTDFRGGYTYNAGRPTERGSHDHVGVYDQADGKNYVGLAVPVGRLPAEEAIELATLADEYGSGEVRLTRRQNPLLMDVSDGDLAALLAEPLLETHRPEPNPFVQGTMGCTGTEFCSLALTETKARTVRLLRWLGENVDLPDDVGRIKIHYSGCTADCGQAMTADIGLQGMRARKDGEMVEAVDVGLGGGMGENPSFIEWVRQRVPADELPGLVRNLVEAFAALREEGQTFRQWVDATGQETLVELAEPEEVSGYDDPCLGDAKQSWYPFDDGSSPAPTAADGTPLETGD, from the coding sequence ATGAGTTCCGAGAAAGAGGAGTGGAAAGCGAAACTGTACGGCAACGAGGTTCGCGAGAAGGTCCTCGAGTTCGCACGACGCGGCTGGGACTCGATTCCCGAAGACGAGCGCGAGAAGTGGTTCTCTCGGTTCAAGTTCTGGGGACTCTTTCACCACCGCGACGGCCAAGAATCGTATTTTATGCTGCGATTGGCTAACTGCGGAGGGGTCTTAGAGCCCGGTCAACTGCGCGCGATCGGCGAAATCGCGCGCGACTACGCGACCGGCCCGGTCGAAAACCCCGAATTCGGAGACGCATGGCTCGACCTCACGACCCGCCAGTCCGTTCAACTCCACTGGCTCAAACTCGAGGACGTCCCCGAAATCTGGGAACGACTCGAAGCCGTCGGGGTTTCGTCCCGGTCGGCCGGCGGGGACACGATGCGCAACATATCGGCTTGTCCGGTCGCGGGCAAGGCCGACGAGTACGTCGAAACGCGCACCATCCTCGACGATATTCAGGCAGATATCCGCGGCGACGACGACCTGGCCAATATGCCGCGGAAATTCAATATTTCCGTTTCGGGGTGTCGCCAGGGGTGCGCCCAGGACGCCATCAACGACATCGGACTCGAACCCGCACGGAAGTTCATCGACGGCACGGAGGTGCGAGGATTCAACGTTCGCGTCGGCGGTGGACTCGGCAGCCGCGAGCCCCGCCGAGCCCGGCCGCTCGATCTCTTCGTCAGGCCCGAACACGCCGCCGAGACGGTGCGGGCCTTCGTGACCTACTACCTGGAAGAGGGACCTCGTGAGAACCGTTCGAAAAGCCGCTCGCGCTTTTTTGTAGACGAGCTCGGAACGGACGGGATTCGTGACGCGCTCGACGACCGCCTCGCCTTCGAACTCGAGCGCGCCGGCACTGACTTCCGCGGCGGCTACACGTACAATGCAGGCCGGCCGACTGAACGGGGATCACACGACCACGTCGGCGTCTACGATCAGGCAGACGGCAAGAACTACGTCGGACTCGCGGTACCGGTGGGGCGACTCCCCGCCGAGGAGGCGATCGAGCTCGCGACCCTCGCCGACGAGTACGGTTCGGGCGAGGTGCGGCTCACGCGACGACAGAATCCGCTTCTCATGGACGTTTCCGACGGCGACCTTGCGGCACTCCTCGCCGAGCCGTTGCTCGAAACCCACCGCCCGGAGCCGAACCCGTTCGTTCAGGGCACGATGGGGTGTACGGGGACGGAATTCTGCTCGCTGGCGCTTACCGAGACGAAAGCCCGAACGGTACGGCTGCTCCGGTGGCTCGGCGAGAACGTCGACCTTCCCGACGACGTCGGGCGGATCAAAATACACTATTCTGGGTGTACCGCCGACTGCGGGCAGGCGATGACCGCCGACATCGGACTCCAGGGCATGCGCGCCCGAAAGGACGGCGAGATGGTCGAGGCCGTCGACGTCGGTCTCGGTGGCGGCATGGGCGAAAATCCCTCATTCATCGAGTGGGTTCGCCAGCGCGTACCCGCCGACGAACTGCCCGGACTCGTTCGCAATCTGGTCGAGGCGTTCGCCGCGCTCCGCGAGGAGGGACAGACTTTCCGCCAGTGGGTCGACGCCACCGGTCAGGAGACCCTCGTCGAACTCGCCGAACCCGAGGAGGTCTCGGGCTACGACGATCCGTGTCTCGGCGACGCGAAGCAGTCGTGGTACCCCTTCGACGACGGATCGAGCCCCGCGCCCACCGCGGCCGACGGAACGCCGCTCGAGACGGGTGACTGA
- a CDS encoding DUF7130 family rubredoxin-like protein, translated as MGETPAREGEQEAVEEALDVESGQVVYDDDGNELGQVRGFDRAGFFVTTRDGVEGMSVEHARSGHEFGEAELMWRCMECGEMGEIDGGLPDDCPNCGRSKENLMYWTED; from the coding sequence ATGGGAGAAACACCTGCCAGAGAGGGCGAACAGGAAGCCGTCGAGGAGGCTCTGGACGTAGAGTCAGGCCAGGTCGTCTACGACGATGACGGTAATGAACTCGGGCAGGTCCGTGGATTCGATCGGGCTGGGTTCTTCGTGACGACGCGCGACGGCGTCGAGGGGATGAGCGTCGAACACGCTCGATCGGGGCACGAATTCGGCGAGGCCGAGTTAATGTGGCGATGTATGGAGTGTGGCGAAATGGGAGAGATCGACGGCGGGCTTCCGGACGATTGTCCGAACTGCGGGCGATCGAAGGAGAACCTGATGTACTGGACCGAGGACTGA
- a CDS encoding alpha/beta fold hydrolase has translation MSGTGVATIDECRIAYRRAGTSGPPVVLCHGAGIDDATVSWRHTIDALADDYRVYGIDWPEYGNSTGNVTHTIETYVDVLDGFLETLPDERVSLAGISMGGGVALGYALANPDRVEQLALVDSYGLGERLPSALPWKMVAQFPGMTEFGKIAASTSPSSVRMVLDNLVADADALPEPFIEDVRKKLMEPGSIRAFKEFQENELSFSGRVATNFAPRLESVSVPTLLVHGKQDPLVPVEWSVRAADRIPDAELALIDDCGHWTPRERPDQLNERLQDWLPDDRGVAKPQYTKAEMPGVTRVGSD, from the coding sequence ATGAGCGGGACCGGCGTCGCCACCATCGATGAGTGTCGAATCGCCTATCGGCGGGCGGGGACGAGCGGCCCGCCCGTCGTCCTCTGTCACGGTGCCGGTATCGACGATGCGACCGTTTCGTGGCGGCACACGATCGACGCCCTCGCGGACGACTACCGCGTTTACGGGATCGATTGGCCAGAATATGGAAACAGTACCGGAAACGTAACGCACACGATCGAGACGTACGTCGACGTCCTCGACGGATTCCTCGAGACGCTTCCAGACGAGCGCGTCTCGCTCGCCGGCATTTCGATGGGGGGCGGCGTCGCGCTCGGGTACGCACTGGCTAATCCCGACCGCGTCGAACAGCTAGCACTCGTCGATAGCTACGGACTCGGAGAACGGCTGCCAAGCGCCCTCCCGTGGAAGATGGTGGCCCAGTTCCCCGGGATGACCGAATTCGGGAAAATAGCCGCCAGCACTTCCCCCTCGAGCGTTCGCATGGTCCTCGATAATCTCGTCGCGGACGCCGACGCGTTGCCCGAACCCTTCATCGAGGACGTCAGGAAGAAGTTGATGGAACCGGGTTCGATACGGGCGTTCAAGGAATTCCAGGAAAACGAACTCTCCTTTAGCGGCCGCGTCGCGACGAACTTCGCCCCCCGTCTCGAGTCGGTATCGGTACCGACGCTCCTCGTCCACGGGAAGCAAGATCCCCTCGTCCCCGTCGAGTGGTCGGTGAGAGCGGCGGACCGCATCCCGGACGCCGAACTCGCGCTGATCGACGACTGCGGCCATTGGACGCCTCGAGAGCGACCCGACCAATTAAACGAACGGCTCCAGGACTGGCTACCGGACGATCGCGGTGTGGCGAAACCGCAGTACACCAAGGCGGAGATGCCCGGCGTTACTCGAGTCGGGAGCGATTAG
- a CDS encoding YhjD/YihY/BrkB family envelope integrity protein — protein MGLPFAEVCVPASRRLSSVPSETRFATPWVLGSIGLAIIAIVGTSALFSLPLVGRFAGFVGFAVLFLASTVVFLPLYYVPLRSVTTPSAALPKALVTAFGWPLVHTGPLLHYYTANASRYAIYGVLSGFSIILTSLYLAAVLLMVGIAVNATLEDERRVTNLRAD, from the coding sequence GTGGGTCTCCCGTTTGCCGAGGTCTGTGTACCGGCGTCACGGCGACTCTCGAGCGTTCCCTCGGAAACCAGGTTCGCAACGCCGTGGGTTCTCGGATCTATCGGTCTGGCGATCATCGCAATCGTCGGGACGAGCGCTCTGTTCTCGCTGCCACTTGTTGGACGGTTCGCCGGATTCGTGGGATTCGCCGTCCTCTTTCTCGCGTCCACCGTCGTCTTTCTCCCGCTGTACTACGTCCCCTTGCGGTCGGTGACTACTCCGTCGGCCGCGCTCCCGAAAGCCCTCGTGACCGCGTTCGGCTGGCCACTCGTCCATACCGGCCCACTACTACACTACTACACCGCCAACGCCAGCCGGTACGCGATCTACGGTGTGCTCAGCGGGTTCAGCATCATCCTCACGAGCCTCTATTTGGCCGCCGTCCTACTCATGGTCGGAATCGCCGTCAACGCGACGCTCGAGGACGAAAGACGGGTTACAAATCTCCGCGCAGACTGA